AAGAGGCATTGCGCAGCTCAATCCACTCCGCATTGGGCAAGCCTATTTGTGGTGTTGGATCGGCCATTATTTCTGATATCACAATACTGTAACGAGACTGTGCCAAAATGTTTTCACTGCAAACGATTGTGCAAACGATGACCAGCAACAGCCATGGGAATTTTCCTTTCATAGTCCGTATGAAAATAGCACACTTAGGTATATTCAATTTTAAATTTTGATTGCCTGCTTATGTCCATCACCAAGCCCCGCTTATCGTTTTGGCAAATCATCAACATGAATGTCGGGTTCTTCGGCATTCAATACAGTTTTGGTTTGCAACAAAGCGCCGTCAATCCCATCTACGATATGCTGGGTGCCAGTCCTGATGAGATACCACTGCTCAACCTCGCCGGTCCTATGACGGGCTTGCTGGTGCAGCCCATCATTGGTGCTCTCAGCGATAAAACATGGAGCCCTCGTTTTGGCCGACGCAAGCCATACTTTTTTATTGGCGCCATCATGTGTAGTCTGGCGTTGTTTCTCTATCCGTTTAGCAGCAGCTTGTGGATGGCCGCAGGTTTGCTCTGGATTTTAGACGCCGGCAACAACACCGCCATGGAACCTTATCGTGCTTTTGTGGCCGATAAACTGGATGTATCGCAACAGCCCACGGGCTTTCAGGCGCAAAGTTTTTTCACCGGCTTCGGGCAAACATTGGGCAACCTGTCGCTTTTCATTTTTCCCATGATTTTTGTAGGCACCACAGGCAAACTACCTACCTGGGTGTATGCGTCTTTTTTCTGGGTGCCGTGTGCAGCATCGCCTCCATTTGGTGGAGTGCCCGCACCACACCAGAGATACCCCCTACTGAAGAAGAGCTGGTACATCTTACTGAGCACAACCGCAAGAATGCGCATCCCGTGGTACAAATGCTCACGTCGATTATTGTTATTGTTTCTGTTCCATTGTTCTTCAGAATAGGCTTGAATGGAATATTTCAATCCGATTTACTCAATATCAGTACACTGGTTGTCTTCTTTTTGTGGTTGTTTGGATTAGATGCTCTGGTCAAGAAATACTACCAACATCAAAGCATTCAAAAAATTGAACAACTAATTGGCCCATTCATTGAAATCGTAAGCGCCATTAAAGACATGCCCCGCATTATGTGGCAGCTGGCATTGGTGTATTTGTTTCAGTGGTATGCTTTGTTTTGCTATTGGCAAAACAGCAGCAAGAGCATTGCACAATCGGTGTTTCATACTTCGCCATCCGAAAATCCAACCATGTATGAAGAAGCAGTGAGCTGGACAGGCCTGGTAAATGGCTGGTACAATATTGTTACGTTTTTATCGGCCTTTGCATTGGTGTGGTTTGCCAAAAAATATTCGCCCAAGCTGGTGCATTTTGCCTGCCTCATTTTGGCTGGCATTGGTTTTCTCGCTTTTCCTTTTATAGAAAATAAATACCTGCTTTTTCCTGCCATTACTGGTTTTGGTATTGGCTGGGCCAGCATGATGGGTATTCCTTACCTGATGGTGGTGAGCAATATACCAAAGGAACGTTACGGTGTGTATATGGGCATCGTCAATATGATGATCGTTATTCCGATGATTTTGCAAAACATCACTTTTGGTTATGTGCTCAAACATTTTTTAAACAATGATCCGGGCAAAGCCATTGCACTGGCCGGTGTGTTGTTGCTACTGGCTGCTGCTGCCACATTGCTCATGAAACCCAAACAACCAACCGGCGAAATCGTATTGACAGCTGGCGGCGGTCATTGATTCACCCTCTTTCTTTTTGCTATGAAAAAAACATTTGTCGCCTTGTTGCTGATGATGCTTGCAATCCTTGGTATGCTTGGCTGCAACAGCAACAATAGCACCAAAAATGCCATGATACAAACAGATAGCAGCGAACAACGCTGGTGGAAAGAAGCCGTGGTGTATCAATTGTATCCTCGCAGTTTTAAAGACAGCGATGGCGATGGTATTGGCGATT
The Phnomibacter ginsenosidimutans genome window above contains:
- a CDS encoding MFS transporter, with amino-acid sequence MSITKPRLSFWQIINMNVGFFGIQYSFGLQQSAVNPIYDMLGASPDEIPLLNLAGPMTGLLVQPIIGALSDKTWSPRFGRRKPYFFIGAIMCSLALFLYPFSSSLWMAAGLLWILDAGNNTAMEPYRAFVADKLDVSQQPTGFQAQSFFTGFGQTLGNLSLFIFPMIFVGTTGKLPTWVYASFFWVPCAASPPFGGVPAPHQRYPLLKKSWYILLSTTARMRIPWYKCSRRLLLLFLFHCSSE
- a CDS encoding MFS transporter; its protein translation is MNGIFQSDLLNISTLVVFFLWLFGLDALVKKYYQHQSIQKIEQLIGPFIEIVSAIKDMPRIMWQLALVYLFQWYALFCYWQNSSKSIAQSVFHTSPSENPTMYEEAVSWTGLVNGWYNIVTFLSAFALVWFAKKYSPKLVHFACLILAGIGFLAFPFIENKYLLFPAITGFGIGWASMMGIPYLMVVSNIPKERYGVYMGIVNMMIVIPMILQNITFGYVLKHFLNNDPGKAIALAGVLLLLAAAATLLMKPKQPTGEIVLTAGGGH